One genomic segment of Jaculus jaculus isolate mJacJac1 chromosome 2, mJacJac1.mat.Y.cur, whole genome shotgun sequence includes these proteins:
- the Tgs1 gene encoding trimethylguanosine synthase isoform X2 produces MCCEKWSHVAEMFLFIEDQEEDRKILCLCSRAFVQDRKLYNLGLRGYYVKGSSNNAGDQAIEEKEDGHSRGISKSQDNKDMCPDESELDSEAELMRSMGLPIQFGRISAHKNFEVSMNARNRVKVKQKKRKPQKKYLDEIVQEYWRNEHEEDDLLVPGDPPSLEQCETIRACELQDKKDTETENLPIENILSPKLQVTENWEKYWNEYGEGLLWQSWQEKHPDQTLCPEPWNFPDTKEEWEQHYSQLYWHYLEQFQYWEAQGWTFDASQSCDADTCASQAEVDMKEENTMQADLLTFSSSPDTADKENSGSNDKDHNEILDGISKIILSSKKIEQSQLNSSVRCDEQLCEVSSRRECPASGQSDPCNGNSKEKSRESPTASARKDRLRTIGSDGDESDDGPPEHKLSKLKRSHELDADENPESDHDDSGFLGFKHGSGQKYGGITSFSHRNVRYLEKNLKSKSRCLDMRKQMKMKNSHIFFTEDSQKPLLKKSKALSRVEKFLKWVNEPADEEASQELFSHDKMQDTCTSSESEEQDMSAPKADHLMEVRNPTPEQCHPSSASEFETEKSEGSSLLPAAPEMRDHVAEEIADAPQIESKAKIKTKKKKNKNKKINGLPPEIACDPELAKYWAQRYRLFSRFDDGIKLDREGWFSVTPEKIAEHIAGRVAQAFTCDIVVDAFCGVGGNTIQFALTGKRVIAIDIDPDKIDLARNNAEVYGIADNIEFICGDFLLLAPCLKADVVFLSPPWGGPDYATSETFDIRTMMSPDGFEIFRLSQKITNNIVYFLPRNADIDQVASLAGPGGQVEIEQNFLNNKLKTITAYFGDLIRRPASEISE; encoded by the exons GGATCGAAAATTGTACAATTTAGGATTAAGAGGCTACTATGTCAAAGGCAGTAGCAATAATGCAG GAGACCAAGCtatagaagaaaaggaagatggcCACTCCCGTGGTATTTCAAAGTCACAAGACAACAAAGATATGTGCCCTGATGAAAGTGAACTTGATTCTGAGGCTGAACTCATGAGAAGTATGGGATTGCCAATTCAGTTTGGTAGAATATCTGCACATAAGAATTTTGAG GTGTCTATGAATGCTAGAAATAGAGTTaaagtaaagcagaaaaagagaaaaccccaAAAGAAGTACTTAGATGAAATTGTGCAGGAATATTGGAGAAACGAACATGAAGAAGATGACCTTTTGGTTCCAGGTGATCCACCTTCACTTGAACAATGTGAGACCATCAGAGCCTGTGAACTTCAAGACAAAAAAGATACTGAAACAGAAAACCTCCCCATTGAAAACATATTATCTCCAAAGCTACAAGTTACAGAGAACTGGGAAAAGTATTGGAATGAATATGGAGAAGGACTGTTATGGCAAAGCTGGCAAGAAAAACATCCAGATCAAACACTATGTCCCGAGCCTTGGAACTTTCCTGATACAAAAGAAGAATGGGAGCAACATTACAGTCAACTTTATTGGCATTATTTAGAACAGTTTCAGTATTGGGAAGCTCAGGGTTGGACTTTTGATGCCTCACAAAGCTGTgatgcagacacatgtgcttctcaAGCAGAGGTTGATATGAAAGAGGAAAATACTATGCAAGCAGATTTGCTGACTTTCTCATCCTCACCTGACACAGCTGATAAAGAAAACTCTGGCTCAAATGATAAGGATCATAATGAAATACTTGATGGGATTAGTAAAATAATTCTGAGCTCAAAGAAAATTGAACAGAGTCAATTAAATTCCTCTGTAAGGTGTGATGAGCAGCTGTGTGAAGTTAGCAGCAGGAGAGAGTGCCCTGCCTCTGGCCAAAGTGACCCATGTAATGGAAACTCCAAGGAAA AGTCACGAGAGTCACCTACAGCAAGTGCAAGAAAAGACAGATTACGCACCATTGGCAGTGACGGAGATGAGAGTGATGATGGACCACCTGAGCACAAGCTCAGCAAACTGAAGAGGAG CCATGAACTGGACGCTGATGAAAACCCAGAATCAGACCATGATGACAGTGGCTTCCTAGGATTCAAGCATGGTTCAGGACAAAA ATATGGTGGAATTACCAGTTTTAGTCATCGAAACGTCAGGTATCTAGAGAAGAACCTGAAATCTAAGTCACGGTGTCTGGACATGCGCAAGCAGATGAAGATGAAAAACAGCCACATCTTCTTTACTGAAGACTCTCAAAAACCACTTCTCAAGAAAAGCAAAGCCCTGAGTAGG GTAGAAAAATTCCTAAAATGGGTTAATGAACCAGCAGATGAGGAAGCATCACAGGAGTTGTTTTCTCACGATAAAATGCAAGACACTTGCACAAGCAGTGAGTCTGAGGAACAAGACATGTCTGCTCCAAAAGCTGACCACCTAATGGAGGTGAGAAATCCCACACCTGAGCAGTGTCACCCCTCTTCAGCCAGTGAATTTGAAACGGAAAAGAGTGAAGGCAGCAGCTTGCTGCCAGCTGCTCCAGAGATGCGGGACCATGTAGCTGAAGAAATAGCAGACGCTCCTCAGATAGAAAGTAAAG ccaaaataaagacaaagaagaagaaaaacaagaacaaaaagataAATGGTCTGCCTCCTGAAATAGCCTGTGATCCAGAGCTGGCAAAATACTGGGCCCAGAGATACAGGCTCTTCTCCCGTTTTGATGATGGGATCAAGTTGGACCGAG AAGGCTGGTTTTCAGTTACTCCTGAGAAGATTGCTGAGCACATTGCGGGTCGTGTCGCTCAGGCCTTCACGTGTGACATTGTCGTAGATGCATTCTGTGGAGTTGGAGGAAACACTATTCAGTTTGCCTTAACAGGCAAAAGAG TGATTGCCATTGATATTGACCCTGATAAAATTGATCTCGCTCGTAATAATGCTGAGGTTTATGGGATAGCAGATAATATAGAGTTCATCTGTGGAGATTTCCTACTGCTGGCTCCCTGTTTAAAGGCTGATGTTGTGTTCTTAAGCCCACCTTGGGGAGGACCGGATTATGCCACTTCAGAGACCTTTGACATTAGGACAATGATGTCTCCTGATGG ATTTGAAATTTTCAGACTTTCCCAGAAGATCACtaataatattgtttattttcttccaagAAATGCTGATATTGACCAG GTGGCATCCTTAGCTGGGCCTGGAGGGCAGGtggaaattgaacagaattttcttaacaataaattaaaaacaatcactGCTTATTTTGGTGACCTGATCCGAAGACCAGCCTCTGAAATCTCTGAGTGA
- the Tgs1 gene encoding trimethylguanosine synthase isoform X3 produces the protein MCPDESELDSEAELMRSMGLPIQFGRISAHKNFEVSMNARNRVKVKQKKRKPQKKYLDEIVQEYWRNEHEEDDLLVPGDPPSLEQCETIRACELQDKKDTETENLPIENILSPKLQVTENWEKYWNEYGEGLLWQSWQEKHPDQTLCPEPWNFPDTKEEWEQHYSQLYWHYLEQFQYWEAQGWTFDASQSCDADTCASQAEVDMKEENTMQADLLTFSSSPDTADKENSGSNDKDHNEILDGISKIILSSKKIEQSQLNSSVRCDEQLCEVSSRRECPASGQSDPCNGNSKESNLSGNRSTSQPAQESRESPTASARKDRLRTIGSDGDESDDGPPEHKLSKLKRSHELDADENPESDHDDSGFLGFKHGSGQKYGGITSFSHRNVRYLEKNLKSKSRCLDMRKQMKMKNSHIFFTEDSQKPLLKKSKALSRVEKFLKWVNEPADEEASQELFSHDKMQDTCTSSESEEQDMSAPKADHLMEVRNPTPEQCHPSSASEFETEKSEGSSLLPAAPEMRDHVAEEIADAPQIESKAKIKTKKKKNKNKKINGLPPEIACDPELAKYWAQRYRLFSRFDDGIKLDREGWFSVTPEKIAEHIAGRVAQAFTCDIVVDAFCGVGGNTIQFALTGKRVIAIDIDPDKIDLARNNAEVYGIADNIEFICGDFLLLAPCLKADVVFLSPPWGGPDYATSETFDIRTMMSPDGFEIFRLSQKITNNIVYFLPRNADIDQVASLAGPGGQVEIEQNFLNNKLKTITAYFGDLIRRPASEISE, from the exons ATGTGCCCTGATGAAAGTGAACTTGATTCTGAGGCTGAACTCATGAGAAGTATGGGATTGCCAATTCAGTTTGGTAGAATATCTGCACATAAGAATTTTGAG GTGTCTATGAATGCTAGAAATAGAGTTaaagtaaagcagaaaaagagaaaaccccaAAAGAAGTACTTAGATGAAATTGTGCAGGAATATTGGAGAAACGAACATGAAGAAGATGACCTTTTGGTTCCAGGTGATCCACCTTCACTTGAACAATGTGAGACCATCAGAGCCTGTGAACTTCAAGACAAAAAAGATACTGAAACAGAAAACCTCCCCATTGAAAACATATTATCTCCAAAGCTACAAGTTACAGAGAACTGGGAAAAGTATTGGAATGAATATGGAGAAGGACTGTTATGGCAAAGCTGGCAAGAAAAACATCCAGATCAAACACTATGTCCCGAGCCTTGGAACTTTCCTGATACAAAAGAAGAATGGGAGCAACATTACAGTCAACTTTATTGGCATTATTTAGAACAGTTTCAGTATTGGGAAGCTCAGGGTTGGACTTTTGATGCCTCACAAAGCTGTgatgcagacacatgtgcttctcaAGCAGAGGTTGATATGAAAGAGGAAAATACTATGCAAGCAGATTTGCTGACTTTCTCATCCTCACCTGACACAGCTGATAAAGAAAACTCTGGCTCAAATGATAAGGATCATAATGAAATACTTGATGGGATTAGTAAAATAATTCTGAGCTCAAAGAAAATTGAACAGAGTCAATTAAATTCCTCTGTAAGGTGTGATGAGCAGCTGTGTGAAGTTAGCAGCAGGAGAGAGTGCCCTGCCTCTGGCCAAAGTGACCCATGTAATGGAAACTCCAAGGAAAGTAACTTATCTGGAAATAGAAGCACATCCCAGCCTGCTCAAG AGTCACGAGAGTCACCTACAGCAAGTGCAAGAAAAGACAGATTACGCACCATTGGCAGTGACGGAGATGAGAGTGATGATGGACCACCTGAGCACAAGCTCAGCAAACTGAAGAGGAG CCATGAACTGGACGCTGATGAAAACCCAGAATCAGACCATGATGACAGTGGCTTCCTAGGATTCAAGCATGGTTCAGGACAAAA ATATGGTGGAATTACCAGTTTTAGTCATCGAAACGTCAGGTATCTAGAGAAGAACCTGAAATCTAAGTCACGGTGTCTGGACATGCGCAAGCAGATGAAGATGAAAAACAGCCACATCTTCTTTACTGAAGACTCTCAAAAACCACTTCTCAAGAAAAGCAAAGCCCTGAGTAGG GTAGAAAAATTCCTAAAATGGGTTAATGAACCAGCAGATGAGGAAGCATCACAGGAGTTGTTTTCTCACGATAAAATGCAAGACACTTGCACAAGCAGTGAGTCTGAGGAACAAGACATGTCTGCTCCAAAAGCTGACCACCTAATGGAGGTGAGAAATCCCACACCTGAGCAGTGTCACCCCTCTTCAGCCAGTGAATTTGAAACGGAAAAGAGTGAAGGCAGCAGCTTGCTGCCAGCTGCTCCAGAGATGCGGGACCATGTAGCTGAAGAAATAGCAGACGCTCCTCAGATAGAAAGTAAAG ccaaaataaagacaaagaagaagaaaaacaagaacaaaaagataAATGGTCTGCCTCCTGAAATAGCCTGTGATCCAGAGCTGGCAAAATACTGGGCCCAGAGATACAGGCTCTTCTCCCGTTTTGATGATGGGATCAAGTTGGACCGAG AAGGCTGGTTTTCAGTTACTCCTGAGAAGATTGCTGAGCACATTGCGGGTCGTGTCGCTCAGGCCTTCACGTGTGACATTGTCGTAGATGCATTCTGTGGAGTTGGAGGAAACACTATTCAGTTTGCCTTAACAGGCAAAAGAG TGATTGCCATTGATATTGACCCTGATAAAATTGATCTCGCTCGTAATAATGCTGAGGTTTATGGGATAGCAGATAATATAGAGTTCATCTGTGGAGATTTCCTACTGCTGGCTCCCTGTTTAAAGGCTGATGTTGTGTTCTTAAGCCCACCTTGGGGAGGACCGGATTATGCCACTTCAGAGACCTTTGACATTAGGACAATGATGTCTCCTGATGG ATTTGAAATTTTCAGACTTTCCCAGAAGATCACtaataatattgtttattttcttccaagAAATGCTGATATTGACCAG GTGGCATCCTTAGCTGGGCCTGGAGGGCAGGtggaaattgaacagaattttcttaacaataaattaaaaacaatcactGCTTATTTTGGTGACCTGATCCGAAGACCAGCCTCTGAAATCTCTGAGTGA
- the Tgs1 gene encoding trimethylguanosine synthase isoform X1 → MCCEKWSHVAEMFLFIEDQEEDRKILCLCSRAFVQDRKLYNLGLRGYYVKGSSNNAGDQAIEEKEDGHSRGISKSQDNKDMCPDESELDSEAELMRSMGLPIQFGRISAHKNFEVSMNARNRVKVKQKKRKPQKKYLDEIVQEYWRNEHEEDDLLVPGDPPSLEQCETIRACELQDKKDTETENLPIENILSPKLQVTENWEKYWNEYGEGLLWQSWQEKHPDQTLCPEPWNFPDTKEEWEQHYSQLYWHYLEQFQYWEAQGWTFDASQSCDADTCASQAEVDMKEENTMQADLLTFSSSPDTADKENSGSNDKDHNEILDGISKIILSSKKIEQSQLNSSVRCDEQLCEVSSRRECPASGQSDPCNGNSKESNLSGNRSTSQPAQESRESPTASARKDRLRTIGSDGDESDDGPPEHKLSKLKRSHELDADENPESDHDDSGFLGFKHGSGQKYGGITSFSHRNVRYLEKNLKSKSRCLDMRKQMKMKNSHIFFTEDSQKPLLKKSKALSRVEKFLKWVNEPADEEASQELFSHDKMQDTCTSSESEEQDMSAPKADHLMEVRNPTPEQCHPSSASEFETEKSEGSSLLPAAPEMRDHVAEEIADAPQIESKAKIKTKKKKNKNKKINGLPPEIACDPELAKYWAQRYRLFSRFDDGIKLDREGWFSVTPEKIAEHIAGRVAQAFTCDIVVDAFCGVGGNTIQFALTGKRVIAIDIDPDKIDLARNNAEVYGIADNIEFICGDFLLLAPCLKADVVFLSPPWGGPDYATSETFDIRTMMSPDGFEIFRLSQKITNNIVYFLPRNADIDQVASLAGPGGQVEIEQNFLNNKLKTITAYFGDLIRRPASEISE, encoded by the exons GGATCGAAAATTGTACAATTTAGGATTAAGAGGCTACTATGTCAAAGGCAGTAGCAATAATGCAG GAGACCAAGCtatagaagaaaaggaagatggcCACTCCCGTGGTATTTCAAAGTCACAAGACAACAAAGATATGTGCCCTGATGAAAGTGAACTTGATTCTGAGGCTGAACTCATGAGAAGTATGGGATTGCCAATTCAGTTTGGTAGAATATCTGCACATAAGAATTTTGAG GTGTCTATGAATGCTAGAAATAGAGTTaaagtaaagcagaaaaagagaaaaccccaAAAGAAGTACTTAGATGAAATTGTGCAGGAATATTGGAGAAACGAACATGAAGAAGATGACCTTTTGGTTCCAGGTGATCCACCTTCACTTGAACAATGTGAGACCATCAGAGCCTGTGAACTTCAAGACAAAAAAGATACTGAAACAGAAAACCTCCCCATTGAAAACATATTATCTCCAAAGCTACAAGTTACAGAGAACTGGGAAAAGTATTGGAATGAATATGGAGAAGGACTGTTATGGCAAAGCTGGCAAGAAAAACATCCAGATCAAACACTATGTCCCGAGCCTTGGAACTTTCCTGATACAAAAGAAGAATGGGAGCAACATTACAGTCAACTTTATTGGCATTATTTAGAACAGTTTCAGTATTGGGAAGCTCAGGGTTGGACTTTTGATGCCTCACAAAGCTGTgatgcagacacatgtgcttctcaAGCAGAGGTTGATATGAAAGAGGAAAATACTATGCAAGCAGATTTGCTGACTTTCTCATCCTCACCTGACACAGCTGATAAAGAAAACTCTGGCTCAAATGATAAGGATCATAATGAAATACTTGATGGGATTAGTAAAATAATTCTGAGCTCAAAGAAAATTGAACAGAGTCAATTAAATTCCTCTGTAAGGTGTGATGAGCAGCTGTGTGAAGTTAGCAGCAGGAGAGAGTGCCCTGCCTCTGGCCAAAGTGACCCATGTAATGGAAACTCCAAGGAAAGTAACTTATCTGGAAATAGAAGCACATCCCAGCCTGCTCAAG AGTCACGAGAGTCACCTACAGCAAGTGCAAGAAAAGACAGATTACGCACCATTGGCAGTGACGGAGATGAGAGTGATGATGGACCACCTGAGCACAAGCTCAGCAAACTGAAGAGGAG CCATGAACTGGACGCTGATGAAAACCCAGAATCAGACCATGATGACAGTGGCTTCCTAGGATTCAAGCATGGTTCAGGACAAAA ATATGGTGGAATTACCAGTTTTAGTCATCGAAACGTCAGGTATCTAGAGAAGAACCTGAAATCTAAGTCACGGTGTCTGGACATGCGCAAGCAGATGAAGATGAAAAACAGCCACATCTTCTTTACTGAAGACTCTCAAAAACCACTTCTCAAGAAAAGCAAAGCCCTGAGTAGG GTAGAAAAATTCCTAAAATGGGTTAATGAACCAGCAGATGAGGAAGCATCACAGGAGTTGTTTTCTCACGATAAAATGCAAGACACTTGCACAAGCAGTGAGTCTGAGGAACAAGACATGTCTGCTCCAAAAGCTGACCACCTAATGGAGGTGAGAAATCCCACACCTGAGCAGTGTCACCCCTCTTCAGCCAGTGAATTTGAAACGGAAAAGAGTGAAGGCAGCAGCTTGCTGCCAGCTGCTCCAGAGATGCGGGACCATGTAGCTGAAGAAATAGCAGACGCTCCTCAGATAGAAAGTAAAG ccaaaataaagacaaagaagaagaaaaacaagaacaaaaagataAATGGTCTGCCTCCTGAAATAGCCTGTGATCCAGAGCTGGCAAAATACTGGGCCCAGAGATACAGGCTCTTCTCCCGTTTTGATGATGGGATCAAGTTGGACCGAG AAGGCTGGTTTTCAGTTACTCCTGAGAAGATTGCTGAGCACATTGCGGGTCGTGTCGCTCAGGCCTTCACGTGTGACATTGTCGTAGATGCATTCTGTGGAGTTGGAGGAAACACTATTCAGTTTGCCTTAACAGGCAAAAGAG TGATTGCCATTGATATTGACCCTGATAAAATTGATCTCGCTCGTAATAATGCTGAGGTTTATGGGATAGCAGATAATATAGAGTTCATCTGTGGAGATTTCCTACTGCTGGCTCCCTGTTTAAAGGCTGATGTTGTGTTCTTAAGCCCACCTTGGGGAGGACCGGATTATGCCACTTCAGAGACCTTTGACATTAGGACAATGATGTCTCCTGATGG ATTTGAAATTTTCAGACTTTCCCAGAAGATCACtaataatattgtttattttcttccaagAAATGCTGATATTGACCAG GTGGCATCCTTAGCTGGGCCTGGAGGGCAGGtggaaattgaacagaattttcttaacaataaattaaaaacaatcactGCTTATTTTGGTGACCTGATCCGAAGACCAGCCTCTGAAATCTCTGAGTGA